A stretch of Orientia tsutsugamushi DNA encodes these proteins:
- the obgE gene encoding GTPase ObgE → MQFIDEAKIFIKGGNGGDGCVSFRREKFVPNGGPDGGNGGRGGDIIFIGDRHLNTLINFKFKQHFLAQNGRAGAGNNRTGKSGQNLVLKVPVGTQILSNNKEHVIFDLTKDGQEFIIIRGGKGGLGNTYFKSSINQKPRKNTVGEIGDSMWVWLHLKLLSDVGLVGLPNAGKSTFLSAITSAKPKIADYPFTTLTPNLGVVYINNNSFVVADIPGLIAGAHLGQGLGDKFLKHIERCRIIVHLLDITAENLLQNYYTIRDELSSYSLSLKDKTEILCFTKTDTQSNEVIMSKLLELQPVINRVIYPISSYTKYGIKKLLANILSELQKS, encoded by the coding sequence ATGCAATTTATAGATGAAGCAAAGATTTTTATAAAAGGTGGTAATGGAGGAGATGGGTGTGTAAGTTTTAGGCGAGAAAAATTTGTTCCTAATGGTGGACCTGATGGTGGAAATGGAGGTCGTGGCGGAGATATTATTTTTATTGGTGATCGCCACCTAAACACTCTTATAAATTTTAAATTCAAGCAACATTTTCTAGCACAAAATGGTAGAGCTGGTGCAGGAAATAATAGAACTGGTAAATCTGGACAAAATTTAGTACTAAAAGTACCTGTTGGCACTCAAATTTTAAGTAATAATAAAGAACACGTAATCTTTGATTTAACTAAAGATGGACAAGAATTTATAATTATTAGAGGAGGAAAAGGTGGTTTAGGAAACACTTATTTTAAATCATCGATTAATCAAAAACCTAGAAAAAATACTGTAGGTGAGATTGGTGATTCGATGTGGGTATGGTTGCATTTAAAATTGCTTTCTGATGTTGGATTAGTAGGACTACCTAATGCAGGCAAGTCTACTTTTTTATCAGCAATTACTTCTGCTAAACCTAAAATTGCTGATTATCCATTTACTACATTAACTCCGAATTTAGGAGTAGTTTATATTAATAATAATAGTTTTGTTGTTGCTGATATTCCAGGTTTAATTGCTGGAGCACACCTTGGGCAAGGTTTAGGAGATAAATTCTTGAAACATATTGAACGATGTCGCATAATAGTTCATTTGCTTGATATTACTGCAGAGAATTTGCTGCAAAACTATTATACTATTCGTGATGAACTGTCATCATATTCTTTATCTCTTAAAGATAAGACAGAAATTTTATGTTTTACCAAAACTGATACGCAATCTAACGAAGTAATAATGTCTAAGCTATTAGAACTACAGCCAGTAATTAATAGGGTAATATATCCAATATCATCTTATACTAAATATGGAATAAAAAAGTTACTAGCGAATATTTTATCAGAGTTACAAAAATCATAA
- a CDS encoding group II intron maturase-specific domain-containing protein has translation MDRVIYLINQILHGLINYFRIGNSSSCFRYVMDLFDKIVRHHLMQSSGLKGFCWKRLCRRKLYEKVELYNDYQIRYYRSLEAITSDRL, from the coding sequence ATTGATAGAGTAATATATCTTATCAACCAGATATTACATGGCTTGATAAATTACTTTAGGATTGGTAACTCTAGCAGTTGTTTTAGATATGTAATGGACTTGTTTGATAAGATAGTAAGACATCATCTAATGCAATCAAGTGGATTGAAAGGCTTTTGCTGGAAAAGGTTGTGTAGAAGAAAGTTATATGAAAAGGTGGAATTATATAATGATTACCAAATTCGATATTATAGATCTTTGGAAGCAATAACTTCTGATAGGCTATAA
- the acpS gene encoding holo-ACP synthase, with translation MIYGIGTDIIHIPRIEQLINKYSTKFINRILGKNEITIYQSLSIKQQTNFVAKRFAGKESVAKAIGTGITSSLLLRDIEILNNNLGKPIVYIPNAAKILLNNIKLTEYKIDISLSDDYPLAIAFTVISAST, from the coding sequence ATGATATATGGAATAGGAACTGATATAATACACATACCAAGAATTGAACAATTAATTAATAAATACTCAACTAAATTTATTAATCGTATTCTAGGAAAAAACGAAATAACCATATATCAATCCCTTTCTATTAAACAGCAAACTAATTTTGTTGCTAAGCGCTTTGCTGGCAAAGAATCAGTAGCCAAAGCTATTGGAACTGGCATAACTTCATCATTATTATTGCGCGATATTGAAATACTAAACAACAACCTTGGTAAACCTATAGTTTATATTCCTAATGCAGCTAAAATATTGTTGAATAACATAAAATTAACAGAATATAAGATTGATATTTCGCTCTCGGATGACTACCCACTAGCTATTGCATTCACTGTAATCTCAGCTTCCACATAG
- a CDS encoding HD domain-containing protein, producing MIDFYSESLINKVFRTNIRFNTKIDLDKVERAILYAKEYHGQQKRDTGELYYTHPLKVAYMVSDYSFETNTIITAILHDTLEDTKLTKERIRYEFGANIAEQVSDLTRVRDNKKISAMEMIQILRSQNKTELLLIKLFDRFHNIQTIHIKPYGKRQKIVIETQQEFIPLAQYLKLPEITIELNKYCELYVS from the coding sequence ATGATAGATTTTTATAGTGAGAGCTTAATAAATAAGGTGTTCAGAACCAACATAAGATTTAACACCAAAATTGATCTTGATAAAGTTGAAAGAGCAATACTTTACGCTAAAGAATATCATGGCCAGCAAAAGAGAGATACTGGAGAACTCTACTACACACATCCATTGAAAGTAGCGTACATGGTATCAGACTACAGCTTTGAAACAAATACAATTATTACTGCAATACTACATGATACACTTGAAGACACAAAACTAACTAAAGAAAGAATAAGGTACGAATTTGGTGCTAATATTGCAGAACAAGTTTCAGACCTTACCAGAGTTAGGGATAATAAGAAAATCAGTGCTATGGAAATGATACAAATATTACGCAGCCAAAATAAAACAGAACTATTACTGATCAAACTTTTTGATAGATTCCATAACATTCAAACCATACACATAAAACCTTATGGAAAAAGACAAAAAATCGTCATTGAAACTCAGCAAGAATTTATACCTCTTGCTCAATATCTTAAATTACCAGAAATTACCATAGAGCTAAATAAATACTGTGAGCTTTATGTTAGTTAG
- a CDS encoding co-chaperone GroES produces the protein MKYQPLYDRVLVEPIQNDEAHGKILIPDTAKEKPTEGIVVMVGGGYRNDKGDITPLKVKKGDTIVYTKWAGTEIKLESKDYVVIKESDILLVKS, from the coding sequence ATGAAATACCAACCACTGTATGATCGTGTGCTAGTTGAGCCAATACAAAATGATGAAGCACATGGAAAAATTCTTATTCCAGATACCGCAAAGGAGAAACCAACAGAAGGAATAGTAGTTATGGTTGGCGGTGGCTATAGAAATGATAAAGGTGATATTACACCGTTAAAAGTAAAGAAAGGAGATACTATAGTCTATACAAAATGGGCTGGTACTGAAATAAAATTAGAAAGTAAAGACTATGTAGTTATTAAAGAATCAGATATATTATTAGTTAAAAGCTAA
- a CDS encoding cytochrome c-type biogenesis protein CcmH — protein sequence MQKSYIIKLALFILLIFVVAVNNIKNRDNVNNISEFYKTIRCTVCNGQTIYDSNTDVAQKLREYIAMENQQGKSFAEIRQDMIQNYGSEISITAESATIISVFLTKVVPWMFITFSLAWVYLNFV from the coding sequence ATGCAGAAAAGCTATATTATAAAGCTAGCGCTGTTCATATTGTTAATATTTGTAGTTGCAGTTAATAATATTAAAAATAGAGATAATGTTAATAATATAAGTGAATTTTATAAAACTATTAGATGTACAGTTTGCAATGGCCAAACTATTTATGATTCTAATACTGATGTTGCTCAAAAACTAAGAGAATATATTGCAATGGAAAATCAGCAAGGAAAGAGTTTTGCAGAAATACGTCAGGATATGATACAAAATTATGGTTCAGAAATTAGTATAACTGCTGAAAGTGCTACGATAATATCGGTATTCCTTACTAAAGTTGTTCCGTGGATGTTTATTACTTTTAGTTTAGCGTGGGTATATTTAAACTTTGTTTAA
- a CDS encoding RelA/SpoT family protein produces the protein MVSREDIINQVSSYDPTFNKTLVNKAIDYAIHYHGKQTRESGDPYYYHPLHVALIIAQMKLDTVSVITALLHDTVEDTELTLSDIEREFGKEVATLVDGVTKLAKLRFQSYHLQQAKNFRKLLLAISNDIRVLLVKLADRLHNMRTIESIKLLNKRIRIALETIEIYAPLAERIGAQYIKLELQDLAFKVMYPKIRNAIISKITQYNDNNRITSDTIIIEIQNTLMKAGIKAQVSGRHKAPYSIWMKMRQKCIGLDQLSDLMAFRIIVDTIPECYQVLGIIHSNYKTIPGSFQDFISIPKNNGYQSIHTTIIGPQQRRIEVQIRTVKMHEISEFGIAAHWQYKQHKDNVEQHKWVLELLDILGRSYTATEFLQDTKLAMYYDQVICFTPEGKLIALPKGATVVDFAYKVHSELGNKCIGAKISNKVVPLDTQLQNGDQVEIITSHTQFPIPQWKTFAVTGKAQSEIRKFIRSQAYKKYIDLGKEILIQTLKKIQVANINVCIAKIAHELNKKNVEEVFFSIGSELLSKKEIIKIITSISDPVNPVTLNKAYCLSNELSPIAISDNNKIDKINQNLPIDFAKCCYPLPGDLIIGLCTKTEIVIHTTYCTIASNYVLESIRLLDFSWTSNAQKMFYTSSVQLSVRNKIGSLASITTILENNNVNICNIKTTNCTQSTTQIIIDIEISTLEQLNKIINILQSSQDIISVKRVST, from the coding sequence ATGGTTAGTCGTGAAGACATTATTAATCAAGTATCTTCTTATGATCCAACATTTAATAAAACTCTTGTAAACAAAGCTATAGATTATGCTATTCACTATCACGGCAAACAAACGCGCGAGTCTGGTGATCCATATTACTATCATCCACTACATGTAGCTCTTATTATTGCTCAAATGAAGCTTGATACCGTATCTGTAATTACTGCGCTATTACATGATACAGTAGAAGATACTGAACTAACTTTAAGTGATATTGAGCGTGAATTTGGCAAAGAAGTAGCAACGTTAGTAGATGGAGTTACTAAGCTTGCTAAACTTCGATTCCAATCCTATCATCTACAACAAGCCAAAAACTTTCGTAAGCTACTGTTAGCTATAAGTAATGATATCAGGGTTTTATTGGTTAAATTAGCTGACCGTCTACATAATATGCGCACAATTGAGTCGATCAAGCTATTAAATAAGCGTATTAGAATAGCTTTAGAAACAATAGAAATTTATGCCCCACTAGCTGAAAGAATTGGAGCTCAGTATATTAAACTAGAATTACAGGATCTTGCATTTAAAGTAATGTATCCTAAAATCAGAAATGCCATTATTAGCAAAATCACGCAATATAATGATAATAACCGCATAACATCAGATACTATCATCATTGAAATTCAAAACACTTTAATGAAAGCTGGTATTAAAGCTCAGGTATCTGGCAGACATAAAGCACCTTACTCCATTTGGATGAAAATGAGACAAAAATGCATTGGGCTAGATCAGTTATCTGATCTTATGGCCTTCAGGATTATTGTCGATACTATTCCAGAATGTTATCAAGTCTTAGGTATTATTCATTCAAATTACAAAACAATACCTGGCAGCTTTCAAGATTTCATTAGTATTCCAAAGAATAACGGCTATCAATCAATACATACTACAATTATTGGCCCTCAGCAAAGAAGAATAGAAGTTCAAATTAGAACTGTAAAAATGCATGAAATATCAGAGTTTGGAATAGCAGCACATTGGCAATATAAACAACATAAAGACAATGTAGAGCAGCATAAATGGGTTTTAGAATTATTAGATATATTAGGACGCTCTTATACAGCAACTGAATTTTTGCAGGATACAAAATTAGCAATGTATTATGACCAAGTTATCTGTTTTACTCCAGAAGGAAAACTGATTGCTTTACCTAAAGGAGCTACTGTAGTAGACTTTGCTTATAAAGTACACTCAGAATTAGGAAATAAATGCATAGGAGCAAAAATTAGCAACAAAGTTGTACCATTAGATACACAACTGCAAAATGGAGATCAAGTAGAAATTATAACATCGCATACACAATTCCCTATTCCTCAATGGAAAACATTTGCTGTAACAGGTAAAGCTCAATCAGAAATTCGTAAATTTATACGTAGTCAAGCATACAAAAAATACATTGATTTAGGTAAAGAAATACTAATACAAACATTAAAAAAAATACAAGTTGCCAATATTAATGTATGCATTGCTAAAATCGCTCACGAGCTAAATAAAAAGAATGTAGAAGAAGTATTTTTCTCAATTGGAAGTGAATTATTATCAAAGAAAGAAATTATCAAAATTATTACTTCAATATCAGATCCAGTTAACCCAGTAACATTAAATAAAGCGTACTGTCTAAGTAATGAACTATCACCAATTGCTATATCTGATAATAATAAGATTGATAAAATCAACCAAAACTTACCTATAGATTTTGCTAAATGCTGTTACCCATTGCCTGGTGACTTAATTATTGGTCTTTGCACAAAAACAGAAATAGTAATTCACACTACCTACTGCACTATTGCTTCTAATTATGTTTTGGAATCTATAAGATTATTAGACTTTAGCTGGACTAGTAACGCTCAAAAGATGTTCTATACTTCAAGTGTGCAATTATCTGTACGTAATAAAATAGGCAGCTTAGCCAGTATTACTACTATACTTGAAAATAATAATGTTAACATCTGTAATATCAAAACTACTAATTGTACTCAGAGTACAACTCAAATAATAATAGATATAGAAATATCTACACTTGAGCAGTTAAATAAAATAATAAATATATTACAGTCATCTCAAGACATAATATCTGTTAAAAGAGTATCTACATAA
- a CDS encoding DnaA N-terminal domain-containing protein — MLLKLADRYSNYHFGCKASVLNYIAQALANELRTTDQANSINRRFDNVEKSNKEKYLTQIETSANLSKESQLKHKIAGSFEAAMAYQILTSCSFGPAVRTRFFVKLLKNITLTECDRSKILQAVQDVYGYEIQELQVTPFEQPTTVSQKQINEEEYLLNISKQLGSNSTWYKVRESLVTCYGQAIDKSWFSKLEVINEDSVNKKIFIKAKTEFEDSYIRENYLKDLESSFKAQGFSFELVKLSNFNKI; from the coding sequence TTGCTATTAAAGCTAGCAGATCGATATTCAAATTATCATTTTGGCTGTAAGGCATCAGTTCTAAACTATATAGCACAAGCGTTAGCAAATGAATTACGAACTACTGATCAGGCAAATAGCATCAACCGTAGATTTGATAACGTAGAAAAATCTAATAAGGAAAAATATCTTACTCAAATTGAAACAAGCGCAAATCTTAGTAAGGAAAGTCAGTTGAAGCATAAAATTGCTGGTTCTTTTGAAGCAGCTATGGCTTATCAAATTTTGACTTCTTGTAGTTTTGGGCCAGCAGTTCGAACTAGGTTTTTTGTTAAGTTGCTTAAAAATATCACACTAACAGAATGTGATAGATCAAAGATATTACAAGCTGTACAAGATGTATATGGATACGAAATTCAAGAATTGCAAGTTACACCATTTGAGCAACCTACAACTGTTTCACAGAAACAAATCAATGAAGAAGAGTATCTCTTGAATATCAGTAAACAACTGGGCTCTAACTCGACTTGGTACAAAGTACGAGAATCTTTAGTTACATGTTATGGTCAAGCTATCGATAAATCATGGTTTAGCAAATTAGAAGTTATAAATGAAGATAGTGTTAACAAAAAAATATTCATCAAAGCAAAAACAGAATTTGAAGATAGTTACATCAGAGAGAACTATCTGAAAGATCTTGAGTCCTCTTTTAAAGCTCAAGGATTTTCTTTCGAGTTAGTTAAGCTTAGTAATTTTAATAAAATTTAA
- a CDS encoding Bax inhibitor-1/YccA family protein: MIDYTRAYSGGVHKSIDEGLRAYMLRIYNLMAMALFITAVAGTATFSLEPLARLMFNFSPNGYVIGQTPIGLLVNVAPIGIALYFFWGIGRLDISTAQTLFWVYAVLVGMSLSALGYIYTGESLVSSFFITASAFAAMSIYGHTTQRDLTSLGSLLIMGLWGIIISSLVNIFLGSPAIHFATSVLGIGIFMGLIAWDTQKLKHIYYSSGGGELGQKLAVVGAFTLYLDFLNLFLYVLRFFGNRRKD, translated from the coding sequence ATGATTGACTATACAAGAGCTTATTCAGGTGGAGTGCATAAAAGTATTGATGAAGGGTTGCGAGCTTACATGCTGAGAATATATAACTTAATGGCGATGGCTCTTTTTATTACAGCTGTTGCAGGAACCGCTACTTTTTCACTAGAGCCACTTGCAAGGTTAATGTTTAATTTTTCGCCTAATGGGTATGTAATTGGTCAAACGCCTATAGGATTGCTAGTTAATGTGGCTCCTATTGGTATAGCACTGTACTTTTTCTGGGGAATAGGTAGGCTTGATATTTCTACAGCTCAAACTTTGTTCTGGGTATATGCTGTTCTTGTAGGCATGTCGCTTTCAGCTTTGGGTTATATTTATACTGGAGAATCTTTAGTTAGCAGTTTTTTTATTACTGCTTCAGCTTTTGCTGCTATGAGTATTTATGGTCATACTACTCAAAGAGACCTTACTTCGCTTGGGTCATTATTAATAATGGGGCTATGGGGAATTATAATTTCATCTTTAGTAAATATTTTTTTAGGTAGTCCTGCAATTCATTTTGCTACTTCAGTGTTAGGTATAGGGATATTTATGGGACTGATTGCTTGGGATACACAAAAGTTAAAGCATATCTATTATAGCTCTGGAGGTGGTGAGTTAGGGCAAAAATTAGCAGTTGTTGGGGCATTTACTTTATATTTAGATTTTCTTAATCTTTTCTTATATGTTTTGCGCTTTTTTGGTAACAGAAGAAAAGACTAA
- a CDS encoding replicative DNA helicase, producing the protein MEKDLAKIAPSNIQAEQMILGAILINNRALYNINEFLLPEHFYEPLHGKIYKSINLIISKGISATVISLKNMLGNEPSFDEIGGVDYLAKLTTLALSIVNVNEYGKIVYDLALRRYLIEIGEKIVTNAYSSTLADLAISQIETAESQLYDLGARGTLSKGFTKLQTSIEESWTSISSAIKNKNSINGISSGLLDLDSKLGGFKNSDLIILAGRPSMGKTALGVNLAINACKYFLTQKNTKDNVVPSVGFFSLEMSSQQISTRILSIESEINSSALFNGKIGEQDVDKLKTVQDEIQKWNFFIDDAPAISISAIRSRARRLKRTHNLAILFIDYLQLIKIDSRGSQYNRVQEISEITQSLKALAKELNIPVIALSQLSRAVEQRTDKKPILSDLRESGSIEQDADIVMLIYRDEYYLSRSEPDPGTREHIEWKARQNKCYNTAEIIVAKHRNGQVGTVKLHYNSRYSKFGNIVKNYQQA; encoded by the coding sequence ATGGAAAAAGATCTTGCAAAGATTGCTCCAAGTAATATTCAGGCAGAGCAAATGATACTTGGGGCAATTCTGATTAACAATCGTGCGCTATATAACATTAACGAATTTTTACTGCCGGAACATTTTTATGAACCATTACATGGCAAAATATACAAGTCAATTAATCTCATTATTAGTAAAGGAATTAGTGCTACTGTAATTTCGCTCAAAAATATGCTAGGCAATGAACCCTCATTTGATGAAATAGGTGGAGTAGATTATCTAGCTAAACTTACAACTTTAGCATTAAGTATAGTTAATGTTAATGAGTACGGCAAAATAGTATATGACCTTGCGCTGCGGCGTTATTTAATTGAAATTGGAGAAAAAATAGTAACAAATGCGTATTCTTCTACTTTAGCAGATTTAGCTATAAGTCAGATCGAAACTGCTGAATCTCAATTATATGATCTAGGTGCAAGAGGAACTTTAAGTAAAGGATTTACAAAATTACAAACTTCAATTGAAGAATCATGGACATCAATTTCATCTGCTATTAAAAATAAAAACTCTATTAACGGTATTAGTAGTGGACTACTTGACCTTGATTCAAAGCTTGGAGGATTTAAAAATTCTGACCTAATAATATTAGCTGGCAGACCTTCAATGGGTAAAACTGCTTTAGGAGTTAACTTAGCAATAAATGCTTGTAAATATTTTCTTACTCAAAAAAATACTAAAGATAATGTAGTACCATCAGTTGGATTCTTTTCTTTAGAAATGTCATCTCAGCAAATCTCTACTCGAATTCTTTCTATAGAATCTGAAATTAATAGCTCTGCATTATTTAACGGTAAAATAGGTGAACAAGATGTTGATAAGTTGAAGACTGTACAAGATGAAATACAAAAGTGGAATTTTTTTATAGATGATGCTCCGGCAATCTCAATATCTGCAATTAGATCTCGAGCTCGTAGACTTAAACGTACACATAATTTAGCAATATTATTTATTGATTATTTACAGCTAATAAAAATTGATTCCAGAGGAAGTCAGTATAATCGAGTACAGGAGATTTCTGAAATTACTCAGAGCTTAAAAGCTCTTGCAAAAGAACTTAATATTCCAGTAATTGCATTATCTCAATTGTCTAGAGCTGTAGAACAAAGGACAGATAAAAAGCCTATTCTCTCAGATCTACGAGAATCAGGTTCAATTGAACAGGATGCAGATATTGTAATGCTCATATATCGGGACGAATATTATCTATCTAGATCAGAACCAGATCCAGGTACTCGAGAACACATAGAATGGAAAGCTAGACAAAATAAATGTTATAACACTGCTGAAATAATTGTTGCTAAACACCGTAATGGTCAGGTTGGTACAGTGAAGTTGCACTATAATAGTAGGTATTCTAAATTTGGCAATATTGTTAAAAACTATCAGCAAGCTTAA
- a CDS encoding reverse transcriptase N-terminal domain-containing protein: MAYRKGNTGKYDKVKALQHLIANSFDSNVIAVRKVTETSEKRIVGVNCLIQYLHLIVKHLTFLVLILG; encoded by the coding sequence TTGGCATATCGTAAAGGTAATACAGGTAAATATGATAAAGTGAAAGCTTTGCAACATTTAATTGCCAATTCTTTTGACAGTAATGTAATTGCGGTTAGAAAAGTGACTGAAACCTCAGAAAAAAGAATTGTAGGAGTTAATTGCTTAATACAATATTTACATCTAATAGTAAAACATTTGACTTTCTTAGTTTTAATTTTAGGCTAG
- the tatA gene encoding twin-arginine translocase TatA/TatE family subunit has product MGISSAQLLIILLIILVLFGAGRLPQVMSDLGKGIKAFKDSLDNDTKKKKKD; this is encoded by the coding sequence ATGGGGATTAGTTCTGCGCAGTTGCTTATTATATTATTGATTATTTTGGTGCTTTTTGGGGCAGGGCGCTTGCCTCAAGTAATGTCTGACTTAGGTAAAGGAATTAAAGCGTTTAAGGATAGCCTAGACAATGATACTAAAAAAAAGAAAAAAGATTAA
- the groL gene encoding chaperonin GroEL (60 kDa chaperone family; promotes refolding of misfolded polypeptides especially under stressful conditions; forms two stacked rings of heptamers to form a barrel-shaped 14mer; ends can be capped by GroES; misfolded proteins enter the barrel where they are refolded when GroES binds), protein MSKQIVHGDQCRKKIIEGINVVANAVGITLGPKGRCVAIEQSYGPPKITKDGVSVAKAIQLKDKSLNVGAQFVISVASKTADVAGDGTTTATVIADAAVRELNKAEVAGIDIQEVRKGAEKAVEAVIADVRKNSSPVKNEEEIAQVATVSSNGDREIGEKIANAMKQVGQEGVITVEDSKNFNFEVEVVKGMRFDRGYISQYFATNREKMITEFENPYILLLDQKVSTVQPLVPVLEAVAHTGKPLVLIADDVDGEALTALILNNLKGSIKVVAVKAPGFGDRKKEMLEDIAILTNGEVITEQLGIKLEKVNDTSKLGTANRVIVTKDHTTIVHDKNNSDIEKKVNSRCEQIREAIKDTTSDYEKEKLQERLAKLRNGVAVLKVGGATEVEQKERKDRVEDALHATRAAVEEGIVPGGGVALFYASRVLDSLKFDNEDQRVGINIIKKVLEAPVRQIVKNAGGKEDVVVNELSKSTDKNRGFDARTMQYVDMIKAGIVDPTKVVRTALQDAFSVASLVIATSAMITDHEEDNNTGNRSGGGVGGGHHGGMGGMDF, encoded by the coding sequence ATGAGTAAACAAATTGTACATGGCGATCAATGTCGTAAAAAAATAATAGAAGGCATAAATGTTGTAGCTAATGCAGTAGGTATAACATTAGGACCCAAAGGTAGATGTGTAGCAATAGAACAATCTTATGGTCCTCCTAAAATTACTAAAGATGGAGTTAGTGTTGCTAAAGCAATTCAACTTAAGGATAAATCTCTTAATGTTGGAGCCCAATTTGTTATATCAGTTGCTAGTAAAACAGCTGATGTGGCTGGTGATGGTACAACTACTGCTACAGTTATAGCTGATGCTGCAGTTAGGGAGCTAAATAAAGCTGAAGTTGCAGGCATTGATATACAGGAAGTAAGAAAAGGCGCTGAGAAAGCTGTTGAAGCAGTTATTGCTGATGTACGTAAAAACAGCAGCCCTGTTAAAAATGAGGAAGAAATTGCTCAAGTAGCTACTGTTTCATCTAATGGAGACCGCGAAATTGGTGAAAAGATTGCTAATGCAATGAAACAAGTTGGCCAAGAAGGAGTGATAACTGTTGAAGATTCTAAAAATTTTAACTTTGAAGTTGAAGTTGTTAAAGGAATGAGATTTGACCGCGGATATATATCACAGTACTTTGCAACGAATCGTGAAAAGATGATTACCGAATTTGAAAATCCTTATATTTTGCTATTGGATCAGAAGGTATCTACAGTGCAGCCACTGGTTCCTGTGCTTGAAGCTGTTGCTCACACTGGCAAGCCATTAGTATTGATTGCTGATGATGTAGACGGAGAAGCTCTTACTGCATTGATATTAAACAATTTAAAAGGTTCTATTAAAGTAGTAGCTGTTAAGGCACCTGGTTTTGGTGATCGAAAAAAAGAAATGTTAGAAGATATTGCTATTTTAACAAATGGAGAAGTAATTACTGAACAACTAGGAATCAAACTAGAAAAGGTTAATGATACATCTAAGTTAGGAACTGCAAATAGAGTTATTGTTACAAAAGATCATACTACTATAGTTCATGATAAGAATAATAGTGATATAGAGAAGAAAGTTAATTCTCGTTGTGAACAGATCCGTGAAGCAATTAAAGATACAACTTCAGATTATGAAAAAGAAAAATTACAAGAGCGCTTAGCAAAACTTAGAAACGGTGTAGCTGTACTAAAAGTTGGTGGTGCTACTGAAGTAGAACAAAAAGAACGTAAGGATAGAGTAGAAGATGCTTTACATGCTACTAGAGCAGCTGTTGAAGAAGGTATAGTGCCTGGTGGTGGTGTTGCGCTATTTTATGCTTCTCGTGTTTTAGATAGTTTGAAGTTTGATAATGAAGATCAAAGGGTAGGTATTAACATTATCAAAAAAGTATTAGAAGCTCCGGTAAGACAAATAGTTAAAAATGCTGGAGGCAAAGAGGATGTTGTTGTTAATGAACTAAGCAAGAGTACAGATAAAAACCGTGGATTCGATGCTAGAACAATGCAATACGTTGATATGATAAAAGCAGGTATTGTGGATCCAACTAAAGTTGTACGTACTGCGTTACAAGATGCTTTTTCTGTGGCTTCATTAGTAATTGCTACCTCAGCTATGATTACTGATCATGAGGAAGATAATAATACTGGTAACCGCAGTGGTGGTGGAGTAGGTGGTGGACATCATGGTGGTATGGGCGGAATGGATTTCTAA